ACATTATATAGCCCCTTCTTGGTTTTGTGCTTCTTCTATTGCTTTTATTAACTCTTCTTTTTTCATACTAGAGTAACCTGTTATTCCTAAATCTCTAGCCATAGTCTTTAATTCATCTACAGTTAATTCATTCAAAGAAGATTCAACTTTTTTAGTCTCCACTTCTCCCCCGTTTTCAGAAGGAGCAGGATTAGGGAGTAGTAGTTTTCACCTCTGCTAATCTAAATGCAGATTTTAGTTTTAATTGGAAGTCTAACCATGCAGTTAATACAAATAAATAGTCTCCTGTTTTAACGTCTTTATCTGTATCATATATGAAGTCACCATCATAATTTAAATGTGCATAGTTAAAGTCACCAACTATAGGTGATGTTGCACTATCACAGAATACAACTGGCTTTCCTATTATTTGTTCTGGTTGCGCTTTGTAAAGGTCCATACTTCCATTCGCTAACTCTTTGATCATTGTTATATAGTCAGAGTATTTCATTACAACCTTTGCATTTTCTCTAAAGTCCTCATGTAAGTCTGCTATTGCTCCAGTTATAGCTTCAAATAAAGTATTTCCTTGTACTTTTTTAAT
Above is a window of Gottschalkia purinilytica DNA encoding:
- a CDS encoding Rho termination factor N-terminal domain-containing protein, with protein sequence METKKVESSLNELTVDELKTMARDLGITGYSSMKKEELIKAIEEAQNQEGAI